The sequence TTTCGACCGCGACGGTCGACCGCGTCCTCAATAATCGCGATGGCGTCAAGGAGCGCACCCGCGACCGCGTGCTGACGGTCGCGGGAAAGCTCGGCTATGTCGAGGAAGGGGCCCGCCCCGTCCTGCCAGCCTCGCTCGCCAGCCTGCCCGGCGGCATCGTCGACCTCGACATCGTGCTGCCCGGCGGCACCAACACCTTCATCAACAACCTCGCCGCGCGCTTCGCCGACACCGCCGCGGTCCGCCCGGACGTCAATCTGCGCATCCACTCGATCGAAGGCTTCGAGCCGGTCCTGCTGGCCGAAAAGCTGGAAGCGTTGCGCGGCAAGAGCCAGGGCGTCGGCCTGATCGGGCTGGACCATCCGGTCGTGCGCGAGGCGATCCGTTCGCTCGCCGGATCCGGCGTGCCGGTCATGACGCTGATCTCCGACATCAGCCACGTGCCGCGCGTCGGCTATGTCGGCATCGACAACCGCGCCGCCGGAAGGCTCGCCGGCTATCTGCTCGGCCGCTTCATGAAGGCGGAGACCGGCAAGGTCGCCCTGTTCGCCGGTTCGCTCTCCTATCGCGGCCATGAAGAGCGCGAGATGGGGTTTCGCCACATGCTGCGCGAGGAATATCCGGGGCTCTCGA is a genomic window of Kaistia defluvii containing:
- a CDS encoding LacI family DNA-binding transcriptional regulator gives rise to the protein MRTTLADIAREAGVSTATVDRVLNNRDGVKERTRDRVLTVAGKLGYVEEGARPVLPASLASLPGGIVDLDIVLPGGTNTFINNLAARFADTAAVRPDVNLRIHSIEGFEPVLLAEKLEALRGKSQGVGLIGLDHPVVREAIRSLAGSGVPVMTLISDISHVPRVGYVGIDNRAAGRLAGYLLGRFMKAETGKVALFAGSLSYRGHEEREMGFRHMLREEYPGLSIVELREIRDDTERAYSEAVALLARYPDLAGIYNIGAGNRGISRALQEAGREKSVVFIGHELTEHTRRFLISGTMDAAIDQNPRVEAREAVDRLARAARGEENPSGPATRLQAIFKENIPEV